The Magnolia sinica isolate HGM2019 chromosome 11, MsV1, whole genome shotgun sequence DNA window TTCAAGATGGGACGATTAATTGCCTGAAAAAGGTAATTTTTTGCCTTCAAATCTTTTAGCTTTCTCCCTTCCAACTCTGTTTCCTAGGCATCCGTCAAGACTGTATTAGTTGCTGGTTCTTCAATTCCAGATTCAACGATCGGCCAATACTCTTTTGACCGTAGAAAATTCTCCATTAGCATACTCCAATGGTCATAGTGACCATCAAAACGTGGGATCGCCGCCTGCACAAAATTTGAATCTGAAGCCATCGattcctacaaaaaaaaaaagttagaggAGAAAATAGCCGCTGCTATTTTGGACTGTTTTGGGGACTCTCACTGTTTGGGAactctctctcttgctttctcTCACACGGttaatggctctgataccactgatacaaaataaagaaggaaaaaaacaaaagagacgTGTTAAGATGGTAAAGCTCTGTGTATTTTATTGATAAAGAAAAGGGCCTATAAATAGGCTTTGCATCAAAACGCTTCAACCTAGCACTAAACACAACTCTTATAAAATAGGATTACATCAGAACACTTCAACCTAGCACTAACCACAACTCCTATAAAATAGGATCACACATAAGACACTTTCTCAGCCACGAAATCAAATAACCAAATACCTAAAGACTTGGTCAAACCTACCAATGACTAGAGCTTCcaataaatattaataaatatgaAATAAAACATTTAAATCTTAACAACCTAGGCCCATTAATTAAAATTGTTTTTATGGGGAGAAATTACTAATATAAAGAGTTAACCATAAACTATCATCAAATCAATAGCAAAGAGAATAATATTGTAGGAGATTGCCGTCAACttggaaaaaaaagaagccaaataATACTCCAACTAATAGCGTCTACCATGAAGGATTACGTTTCACATGCAACcaatggttttgatcattgaaccatggccccacttgtacaaactgaaaattgaaccttGTACTATGCAAGGGAGGGTATCTTGGAGGTTGATTGTCTGGTAACTTGAAGTTGATTTGCCCTGCTTTGGATGTTGTCCGTAGTGCAATAGGAATACTAGACAATCAACCTCCATGATACCCTCAGAATGTTGTCATATCACACCTACGCACTCGATATACGAAGACCCGAACCACTACTATGTGTCTAACCCGAAGACAAATTGATGATGAACCAGAAAGAAAACAGTTTGCAATAAGTTGTTATTGACAATTAGAGAGCAGATAGCcgaatgtttgaatgaataataAAAACGGAACTGGAGAAGTACTTTTATAGACTTCAAAGTCACATTGAATGGGTGTATACGCACCCCTACTAACAGACATGGTTGTTGGGTTTTCAGTTAAGttagaaaattcaaaacaaaTGATTGTTCTGGAAACTTCAAAAAGGCAACAAAAACAGGCTTTGTAAGTATACTTGCACGCACTTACACCCCACACCCTGAAAGGGGCCTAAGCCCTATCCAAAATCCTTCTCTTATAATCCCAAAGTTTTTCACTTGTGGAACTAACCCCACACCACTACAAGACAAAAGGCCTTTGTTGCTTTTTAAAAATTTGCTTGTTAGATTCAAAAATCAAATCTTATTATTTGCTTGTTACATTACATATGATACTTTTAATGAAATTCCTGAGAGCTTTGTTTTCTAAACGGTAGACGTAATAGGAGTTGAATCGTATCGAATCACAAATCATATTGTACATCAtaagatttttatgattttcttaaaaatataaaaatataaataaaagaagcaatcatccttttgccatcaatatgcaccaagtaataccatgtcatgatagtgttaaaggattcttatcttttcctcttcttcttttttttttttcccttcttgttgtttttgtcttttaataaaatttccttAAAAAATATACTAGGATCCTTTAATTATTTgttgttcttgttacctttcttgaatgtaaaaTCACATTGGAAAAGCAACATTTGAATATGTAGAATgacgaaaaaagatattttgatttctaaccatcattccacaatacatgcgagtcaacatgatcgtaaccatccataaaaaacattccaaataagtcatacatcaatttggtgttttgacgagttaagaagtaagaacaaAAAAGGCCCATGACTTAACGTTGAAGATaagatatatcatttaatctcttataaagaacaaaacaaAATGATTTactttttctaaacaattctgtTTTTTCTTTGGAAAGGTTTTTtgtctaaatgattcttaaagcccctcccaatttaaaaacatagaattaaagccaagtgaagcttaaaatagaagaaaacaaataTAATTTGAAACGTAAATCAttggattcaaatcataaaattgtAGGATTTATATAAAAAAGGATTCAAAGTTGGGATTCAAATTGTTTTTCTCAAGATTCgacttaaattgtaaatcatttatcttaaatcgtaggattttgggCCACACAAAACTATGTCTAACTTGGTGCTTTCCGAATCCGACCCTGTAAGACCATAAGGCATCTAACTCTTTCACAATTGAGACAATTTCAATAGAAaaaccttaaaataatttgatatttaaagacTTGTGGCGTTTTGAAATGCATATTTCCAACATATTTGTGTTTAAAATGGGTACATTTGAAATTCTATGTCCGTTTCTACGGTAAACCTTTCTTATGATGAGTTTGTATTACTTTGGATGGATTTCATTTGAAGTAATTGGATATACTTTGTTAAACATGGTCAATTTGATCCAACTTATCTAGCAATGTTGTTGATAATGGATGGTTTCTCGATCTTGTTTGACAAGCAATTTATAAATTGCATCAAATTCAGTGTCTGAATTTCTGTTTCTATTTTGGGGAATTGACTTTGTTTCATTACCCACTTGGAATTTACAGGTAATCACAAAAGAATCGCTTTTGGAAGCACAGGTGATTGCTTCTTTTGCATGCTCTTGACTCTCTTTCACTTCATCCCTAGGCTCTGAGTTAAGCTTAACGTGCTCATCCATTCCAAATTCTGTGCAGAGGGAAGATTTGTGCCAGGTAATGGACATGCTAATGCTGAAAGAACGACATGCACGCACTCTACTTATTCATCACCGTTGGAACGTTGAGCGTTTGTCAACAGAACTTGTAGAGAAGGGAAGGGATAGATTATTTTCTGAAGCAGGCGTGACTATAGAGGAGCGCAAAAAACATGCCTTGCCATGGTCATATTCACGGTCTTTAGTAACATGCAACATCTGTTTTGAAGAGGTTTCTCCAAATGCAGTTACAACAATGGATTGTGGCCACTGCTTTTGCAATGATTGTAAGCATTCTCCTTCGTCACCACATTTTCTATGGTTTTGTTGCAACAATACACAAAATAAAGTCTCAACTTTCTTGTTTCTATTACTTCTACAAATTAAGGGGCTAGATTTTTGTGCTAAACAGTTCTTTTTTGCTGTGTTTATCATCAACTTGCTTTTTCATAGATGTGGCTAATGTACTGTACGTGATCTGAGCCAGTCATCAGGTTGGCCATACCCTGATGGGCCATACACCAAAAATCACACCGTTTGGAATCCTAAGTTCCTAACCACCACTCTATTGGAGGAACTTCAGTGACGATGTTAGATGGTTAGAAGAAAAAAAGTTGATCAAAGCTCATTTGATCATCCATTCTCTCCTGAAATCCTCTGAATCCAGGTTTAGGAACTTGTCCAGTGGGTGTGAATTTTGGGTTGTGGCCAATCTGAGGTAGGACCTACTTAGTGATCATTTTCAATCTTGTAAATCTTGTCATGTGTGAAAAGTGGTTCACTGATCAAGTGAAAGAAAGAGaactttctatttctttttctctaaatTAGGGGTTATTTGGATGTTTCTCTATGTGCAGGCTGGACTGAAAATTTTATTGTTCAGATAAATGATGGGCAAAGCAAGCACATAAGATGTATGGAGCACAAGTGCAATGCTATTTGCGATGAAGCTGTTGTAAGAAATCTCGTCAGTGCGAAACATCCTGATATTGCTGAGCGTTTTGACCGTCATCTCCTAGAATCTTACATCGTGGACAACAACAAGGTTAAATGGTGTCCTAGTGTCCCGCATTGCGGCAACGCGATACGTGTAAAGGGCGATTCTTATTGTGAGGTGGAATGCACGTGCGGGCTACAGTTCTGTTTCAATTGCTTATCGGAAGCACACTCCCCTTGTACATGCCAGATGTGGAAGTTTTGGGGCCAGAAATGCCAGGACGAGTCGGAAACAGTCAACTGGATTACTGTTAACACGAAGCCCTGCCCCACGTGTCACAAGATCGTTGAAAAGAATGGTGGCTGCAACCTTGTTGTCTGTACATGTCTACAGTCATTTTGGTGAGAGTTTTTCCCTATTATACTCTATGTTGCAATCATTGAAGTTTATGCAGATTATGCATGTGGTGTAGATCAATCTCCATTAAGCCTGGTACTTCTCTCAAACTAATTTCTTATATATGATTCTCATGTTGTTAGTGATCTTGAACACAAACGTGTCGTTGCCAGCCAGGGATATGGTTTGTTGGACAGAGCACTTCATGAGGCTTGATATGCTAACTTACCTGCAAATTTGAAAACCTATAATTTTTCATGAGATTTGCAAATCCCACACGAGTGCACACGTCAGCTAATACAGACGCTATCATGTATGCTAGTGTGGCAGACAGGTGcagtatccatgccatccatcggaAGGGTACCACTATGTAGATTCCCCATCCTAGGAACCAGGTCCGTCCACTAGTCAGGTGTGCCAAAATTAACTGAAAAAAAGTACAGTTGTGAAAAAATCGGCCAAAGTTCTCTAACCAatccacttatttctaatatcatggtgCACCTACTGAGTGGACCAACTTTATCTTTCACTAGTAGCATTGATACGTTGAGAcccacaagatggatggcttggatatttcacctgtgTGCCACACTGGCTCATGTGGTGGCACGTGTATTAGCCAATGTGTACAcacgtgggcttagcaaagctctatttGTACTATTGCATgataaaaatgttaaaaaataggaaaaagaaattaaatggtcagagaaattacaaaaaaaaaaaaaacctgggattttttttttttttttttaaataattatttctaGACAGCAGTTTGTGTTGGGAGCTGGAAATAAGCTCCCCTGACATTTGCTTGCAAATGCAAATTAAAGCTGGTCTTTTAAACTTTCACCTTCTCAATGCAGTTGGTTGTGCGGTGCTGCCACCGGCATATCCCAT harbors:
- the LOC131218566 gene encoding probable E3 ubiquitin-protein ligase ARI2, whose translation is MTSEEEDYYYSDHDSPEGNPLSLQFVDSTVEPCSIQVITKESLLEAQREDLCQVMDMLMLKERHARTLLIHHRWNVERLSTELVEKGRDRLFSEAGVTIEERKKHALPWSYSRSLVTCNICFEEVSPNAVTTMDCGHCFCNDCWTENFIVQINDGQSKHIRCMEHKCNAICDEAVVRNLVSAKHPDIAERFDRHLLESYIVDNNKVKWCPSVPHCGNAIRVKGDSYCEVECTCGLQFCFNCLSEAHSPCTCQMWKFWGQKCQDESETVNWITVNTKPCPTCHKIVEKNGGCNLVVCTCLQSFCWLCGAATGISHTWTTIDNHSCVRFGEDITEKAECAKRDLHRYTHCYNRFNAHKDSLKLESNLKETIQNSISILESKEPGLRDHSWAMNGLYRLFRSRRILSYSYPFALYMFGNNIFKNEMTKKELVLKQNLFEDLQQQLEVNVERLSNLLEQPFDQFLTHKVLELRLQSINLATLVNELCKKMYECIENDLLGTLPRMVQIAPYKPKGVQRASGLSVSWDSDPSSMSTEACNS